In Nocardioides marinus, one DNA window encodes the following:
- a CDS encoding arylsulfatase, whose product MSPLPPQHVVDSALDSQSRPVPYPRPAPGAPNVLMIVLDDVGFAQLGCFGSGISTPRIDEVAQQGLRYQRFHVTAVCSSTRAALLTGRNHHAVGMGVTEEAALGFPGYTGRLPRSAATLARVLRDTGYNTMAVGKWHLVPRTETSAAGPFERWPLGVGFEKYYGFLGSETSQWAPELVRDNHHVDPPATPEEGYHLTEDLVDETIRMIQDQQQATTRKPFFAYLATGAAHAPHQVAPEWVEPYRGAFDHGWEAYREEVFARQAAAGVVPEDTVLTPRPAWVPEWSTLSADQQRLYARYMEVFAGFMSHTDHHLGRLFDFLEEIGVAEDTVVMILSDNGASAEGGPTGTPNEAAGWIGLQPDEETALGQIEDLGGHDASNHYPWGWAWAGNTPLRLWKRYSWLGGVRAPLVLRWPSAVPDPGAVRGQFTHAVDLFPTIIEAAGATVPDAVDGVDQQPVDGTSFLASLRDGDAAEHRRMQYFEMMGSRSLYLDGWKAVTDHVANQFGEREHLTGSFDHATDTWSLFDLRTDFSEHHDLAAEHPDLVRRMEGLWWAEAGRNQVLPLFEFPNSMLHLHPGEFPPPPEATYRPGGSPVIEPMLPAAGGGFSLRAHLDVPDAHAEGVLAAIGDSQGGWGLYLLDGRPTACFALLDHTDRVQSEVAVGPGSHVVGLDFRPADADGPQRLDLSIDEEVVATGTVRGTFFLPQLSSAAVGLTIGHDRGLPLCSDYATPFPFTGDLDRVVMRSGAAATFEVPTEEKRVRAAMSGD is encoded by the coding sequence ATGAGCCCGCTGCCGCCCCAGCACGTCGTCGACTCCGCCCTGGACTCCCAGTCCCGCCCGGTCCCCTACCCCCGACCGGCTCCGGGTGCCCCCAACGTGCTGATGATCGTGCTGGACGACGTGGGCTTCGCCCAGCTCGGCTGCTTCGGCTCGGGCATCTCGACCCCCCGCATCGACGAGGTCGCCCAGCAGGGTCTGCGCTACCAGCGCTTCCACGTGACCGCGGTGTGCTCCTCCACCCGGGCGGCGCTGCTCACCGGACGCAACCACCACGCGGTCGGGATGGGCGTGACCGAGGAGGCCGCCCTCGGCTTCCCCGGCTACACCGGGCGGCTCCCCCGCAGCGCTGCGACCCTGGCCCGGGTGCTGAGGGACACCGGCTACAACACGATGGCCGTCGGCAAGTGGCACTTGGTGCCGCGCACCGAGACCTCGGCCGCCGGCCCCTTCGAGCGGTGGCCGCTCGGCGTCGGCTTCGAGAAGTACTACGGGTTCCTGGGCTCCGAGACCAGCCAGTGGGCGCCGGAGCTGGTGCGCGACAACCACCACGTCGACCCGCCGGCCACGCCGGAGGAGGGCTACCACCTGACCGAGGACCTGGTCGACGAGACGATCCGGATGATCCAGGACCAGCAGCAGGCCACGACCCGCAAGCCCTTCTTCGCCTACCTCGCCACCGGGGCCGCCCACGCCCCGCACCAGGTGGCGCCGGAGTGGGTCGAGCCCTACCGCGGCGCCTTCGACCACGGCTGGGAGGCCTACCGCGAGGAGGTGTTCGCCCGCCAGGCCGCCGCCGGGGTGGTGCCCGAGGACACCGTGCTCACGCCCCGCCCGGCGTGGGTGCCGGAGTGGTCCACCCTCTCGGCGGACCAGCAGCGGCTCTACGCCCGCTACATGGAGGTCTTCGCCGGGTTCATGTCCCACACCGACCACCACCTCGGCCGGCTCTTCGACTTCCTCGAGGAGATCGGGGTCGCCGAGGACACCGTCGTGATGATCCTGTCCGACAACGGCGCCAGCGCCGAGGGCGGCCCGACCGGCACCCCCAACGAGGCGGCCGGCTGGATCGGCCTGCAGCCCGACGAGGAGACCGCGCTCGGCCAGATCGAGGACCTCGGCGGTCACGACGCCTCCAACCACTACCCCTGGGGCTGGGCCTGGGCGGGCAACACCCCGCTGCGGCTGTGGAAGCGCTACTCCTGGCTGGGCGGGGTCCGGGCGCCGCTCGTGCTGCGCTGGCCCTCGGCGGTGCCGGACCCGGGTGCCGTGCGCGGGCAGTTCACGCACGCGGTCGACCTGTTCCCGACCATCATCGAGGCCGCCGGCGCCACCGTCCCGGACGCCGTGGACGGCGTGGACCAGCAGCCCGTGGACGGCACGTCCTTCCTCGCCAGCCTGCGCGACGGTGACGCTGCCGAGCACCGACGGATGCAGTACTTCGAGATGATGGGCTCGCGCAGCCTCTACCTCGACGGCTGGAAGGCGGTGACCGACCACGTCGCCAACCAGTTCGGCGAGCGTGAGCACCTCACCGGCAGCTTCGACCACGCCACCGACACCTGGTCGCTCTTCGACCTGCGCACCGACTTCTCCGAGCACCACGACCTCGCCGCCGAGCACCCCGACCTGGTGCGGCGGATGGAGGGGTTGTGGTGGGCCGAGGCCGGGCGGAACCAGGTGCTGCCGCTCTTCGAGTTCCCGAACTCCATGCTGCACCTGCACCCCGGCGAGTTCCCGCCCCCGCCTGAGGCGACCTACCGCCCCGGTGGCTCGCCGGTCATCGAGCCGATGCTGCCGGCGGCCGGAGGTGGGTTCTCGCTGCGTGCGCACCTCGACGTGCCGGACGCCCACGCCGAGGGCGTGCTCGCCGCCATCGGGGACTCCCAGGGCGGCTGGGGGCTCTACCTGCTCGACGGCCGCCCCACCGCCTGCTTCGCGCTGCTCGACCACACCGACCGGGTGCAGTCCGAGGTGGCCGTGGGGCCGGGCAGCCACGTGGTCGGGCTGGACTTCCGGCCCGCCGACGCCGACGGCCCGCAGCGCCTGGACCTCAGCATCGACGAGGAGGTCGTGGCGACCGGCACGGTCCGCGGCACGTTCTTCCTCCCCCAGCTCTCCTCGGCCGCCGTCGGGCTCACGATCGGGCACGACCGCGGCCTCCCGCTGTGCTCGGACTACGCCACCCCGTTCCCGTTCACCGGCGACCTGGATCGCGTGGTGATGCGCAGCGGCGCGGCCGCGACCTTCGAGGTCCCGACCGAGGAGAAGCGGGTCCGGGCCGCCATGTCCGGGGACTGA
- a CDS encoding TetR family transcriptional regulator yields MSAVDPTDAGGASAGPGPGPGAGPATGAGVGATSPGPPPGRRERHKRSTRQALEEAALVLFARDGFDATTVEAIAERAEVSPRTFFRYFAAKEEVLDMGWAERRERLARLVREAPADADDLAAAVSALQGIAIDFEAERHRVTLRAAAVATSSALRGRTTDTLTAWEITLARGLAARRGLGEPDEQAGVAAAVAVALWRWAIRQWAGTPGAGTPGTAGPAPDAPGGVPLRELLQRATGHLTDRPTDY; encoded by the coding sequence GTGAGCGCCGTCGACCCGACCGACGCCGGTGGCGCGTCCGCGGGTCCCGGGCCTGGCCCCGGGGCCGGTCCTGCGACTGGTGCCGGGGTCGGCGCGACCTCGCCCGGCCCACCTCCGGGCCGTCGCGAGCGGCACAAGCGCAGCACCCGGCAGGCCCTGGAGGAGGCCGCGCTCGTGCTCTTCGCCCGCGACGGCTTCGACGCGACGACGGTGGAGGCGATCGCCGAGCGCGCCGAGGTCTCTCCCCGCACCTTCTTCCGCTACTTCGCGGCCAAGGAGGAGGTGCTCGACATGGGCTGGGCCGAGCGTCGCGAGCGACTGGCCCGCCTGGTGCGCGAGGCACCCGCGGACGCCGACGACCTGGCCGCCGCCGTGAGCGCGCTCCAGGGGATCGCCATCGACTTCGAGGCCGAGCGGCACCGCGTCACCCTGCGGGCCGCCGCCGTCGCGACGTCCTCGGCGCTGCGCGGCCGCACCACCGACACGCTCACCGCCTGGGAGATCACCCTCGCCCGCGGGCTCGCCGCGCGCCGCGGGCTCGGCGAGCCCGACGAGCAGGCCGGCGTCGCGGCCGCGGTGGCCGTCGCGCTGTGGCGGTGGGCGATCCGGCAGTGGGCCGGCACCCCGGGGGCCGGTACGCCGGGGACGGCTGGTCCCGCGCCCGATGCGCCCGGCGGCGTACCCCTGCGGGAGCTGCTGCAGCGCGCCACCGGCCACCTCACCGACCGCCCCACCGACTACTGA
- a CDS encoding ABC transporter substrate-binding protein, which produces MSRSRTRVATASVALAMLLLSACGSQLAPGDVVAAGGTTGGGGVVVGADGQPVVTGDDGMPVTTGTDPGTTSGGDTSGGDTGSDSGPGPQDGSDPGPEEGPDGPPVKAGSCDGFKNGPGITDTTITIGNSSDISGPVPGLFESAQDATKAFVAYFNKSNPDGICGRTLVLKNYDSRTDDPTDQRNHVDACENVFAMVGSMSAFDSGGAAVTEECGLPDLRSAGVTGARQKCATCFGAQSTIAGEVNNVVADHVLKNFPDAAQNAASLYINAGAAAENGQLQPKAMTKRGMRFTVVRGIEVSEFNYAPYVQQLKDEGVGYVQITGAIPQFVRLAQAMTQQGYDPDVFMIDPTAYEPDFISQGGKDVEGVTIYMNFVPFEEASSSPETKLYLDWLQATKPGATPDFFGVFSWSAARLFVETAAKLGGDLNRASLVDAIRKTDNWTANGLHAPQRVGPKHTGECFRLIQVKGGKFVPLGSTKYTCNGITTVS; this is translated from the coding sequence GTGTCCCGGTCCCGCACCAGGGTCGCGACGGCCTCCGTCGCGCTCGCCATGCTGCTGCTCAGTGCCTGCGGCTCCCAGCTCGCCCCCGGCGACGTGGTGGCCGCCGGTGGCACCACCGGCGGGGGAGGCGTGGTGGTCGGCGCCGACGGACAGCCGGTCGTCACCGGCGACGACGGCATGCCGGTCACCACCGGCACCGACCCGGGGACCACGAGTGGGGGTGACACGTCGGGGGGCGACACCGGCTCGGACTCCGGCCCCGGCCCCCAGGACGGCTCAGACCCCGGTCCCGAGGAGGGTCCCGACGGTCCGCCGGTCAAGGCCGGCTCCTGCGACGGGTTCAAGAACGGCCCGGGCATCACCGACACCACGATCACCATCGGCAACTCCTCGGACATCTCGGGTCCGGTGCCGGGGCTGTTCGAGTCCGCCCAGGACGCCACCAAGGCCTTCGTGGCCTACTTCAACAAGTCCAACCCCGACGGCATCTGCGGGCGCACGCTGGTGCTGAAGAACTACGACTCCCGCACCGACGACCCCACCGACCAGCGCAACCACGTCGACGCCTGCGAGAACGTCTTCGCGATGGTCGGCTCGATGTCGGCCTTCGACTCCGGCGGTGCCGCCGTCACCGAGGAGTGCGGGCTGCCCGACCTCCGCTCGGCCGGTGTCACCGGGGCGCGGCAGAAGTGCGCGACCTGCTTCGGTGCACAGTCGACGATCGCCGGCGAGGTCAACAACGTGGTGGCCGACCACGTCCTGAAGAACTTCCCCGACGCCGCCCAGAACGCCGCCTCGCTCTACATCAACGCCGGCGCCGCCGCCGAGAACGGCCAGCTGCAGCCCAAGGCCATGACCAAGCGCGGGATGCGCTTCACCGTCGTGCGCGGCATCGAGGTCTCGGAGTTCAACTACGCGCCGTACGTCCAGCAGCTCAAGGACGAGGGCGTCGGCTACGTCCAGATCACCGGCGCGATCCCGCAGTTCGTGCGTCTGGCCCAGGCGATGACGCAGCAGGGCTACGACCCGGACGTGTTCATGATCGACCCCACGGCCTACGAGCCGGACTTCATCTCCCAGGGCGGCAAGGACGTCGAGGGCGTGACGATCTACATGAACTTCGTGCCCTTCGAGGAGGCCTCCTCCAGCCCCGAGACGAAGCTCTACCTCGACTGGCTGCAGGCGACCAAGCCCGGCGCGACCCCGGACTTCTTCGGCGTCTTCTCCTGGTCCGCGGCGAGGCTGTTCGTCGAGACCGCCGCCAAGCTCGGCGGGGACCTGAACCGCGCGAGCCTCGTCGACGCGATCCGCAAGACCGACAACTGGACCGCCAACGGCCTGCACGCCCCGCAGCGCGTCGGGCCCAAGCACACCGGCGAGTGCTTCCGGCTGATCCAGGTCAAGGGCGGCAAGTTCGTCCCGCTGGGCAGCACGAAGTACACCTGCAACGGGATCACCACCGTCAGCTGA
- a CDS encoding metallophosphoesterase — MSPTQSGAPGTEGPTPDGGAAPAHGGPARPRRTLLHRTGRGLHGLALLGAWAGLAVLAGLTLFLGSSRELTLASHDAVVQPTLSRHVVVRTGPVLPDLRLGSGAPLGVDITLGKTDATSTEELVDRYAVIASSPEGAQARVQEAVVDMATRAALRGAAVGAVPVLVWVLVGSARRRELLRGVPTRRGAVAVTAVAAVGVAWWQPWTPDVDQVDDDRTWVTLAEFLGDDVPVPEELVGVEVRGDVTTNQTRRLVESAVNTYEKSRGFYADAAEEAGTLELRMPEEDETVVVFVSDRHDNIGMDRVARAVGDRVGATAVYDGGDDTSTGSTWEAFSLDSVSAAFEGYDRFGVAGNHDNGDFVADYLAEHGWTMLDGEVVEGPGGSTLLGVADPRSSGLGSWRDETGLSFEEVGGRLADVACEAGEDGEPIGTVLVHDVNLATETLTRGCADLVLGGHLHVEEGPEAITGPEGQVGYRYTMGTTGGAAYAFALGSKPRRVAQITLVTYREGRPVGLQAVFLQTNGRWDLGDYTELTRPEEAAPDVELPTPSQRPDSGPATGPSRPGSSPDPGDDID, encoded by the coding sequence GTGAGCCCCACCCAGTCCGGCGCACCGGGGACCGAGGGCCCCACCCCCGACGGTGGCGCCGCCCCGGCCCACGGCGGGCCGGCCCGACCGCGCCGCACGCTCCTGCACCGCACCGGCCGGGGGCTGCACGGCCTGGCGCTGCTCGGTGCCTGGGCGGGGCTGGCGGTCCTGGCCGGGCTCACGCTGTTCCTCGGGTCCTCCCGCGAGCTGACCCTGGCCAGCCACGACGCGGTCGTCCAACCGACGCTGAGCCGCCACGTGGTGGTGCGCACCGGCCCGGTGCTGCCCGACCTGCGCCTGGGCTCCGGTGCTCCGCTGGGTGTCGACATCACCCTGGGCAAGACCGACGCGACCTCCACCGAGGAGCTGGTCGACCGCTACGCCGTGATCGCCTCGAGCCCCGAGGGCGCCCAGGCCCGGGTCCAGGAGGCGGTCGTCGACATGGCCACCCGGGCCGCGCTGCGCGGTGCCGCCGTGGGGGCGGTGCCGGTGCTGGTGTGGGTGCTGGTCGGGTCCGCGCGCCGGCGCGAGCTGCTCCGCGGCGTACCCACCCGGCGCGGCGCGGTCGCGGTCACCGCCGTGGCGGCGGTCGGGGTGGCGTGGTGGCAGCCGTGGACCCCCGACGTCGACCAGGTCGACGACGACCGCACCTGGGTCACGCTGGCGGAGTTCCTGGGTGACGACGTGCCCGTGCCCGAGGAGCTGGTCGGGGTGGAGGTCCGCGGTGACGTGACCACCAACCAGACCCGCCGCCTGGTCGAGAGCGCGGTCAACACCTACGAGAAGTCCCGCGGCTTCTACGCCGATGCCGCCGAGGAGGCGGGCACGCTGGAGCTGCGGATGCCCGAGGAGGACGAGACCGTCGTCGTCTTCGTCTCCGACCGGCACGACAACATCGGCATGGACCGCGTGGCGCGCGCCGTCGGCGACCGGGTGGGGGCCACCGCGGTCTACGACGGCGGCGACGACACCTCCACGGGCAGCACCTGGGAGGCCTTCTCGCTGGACTCGGTCAGCGCGGCCTTCGAGGGCTACGACCGGTTCGGTGTCGCGGGCAACCACGACAACGGCGACTTCGTGGCCGACTACCTCGCCGAGCACGGCTGGACGATGCTCGACGGCGAGGTCGTCGAGGGTCCCGGCGGCAGCACGCTGCTGGGGGTCGCCGACCCGCGCTCGAGCGGCCTGGGCAGCTGGCGCGACGAGACCGGGCTGTCCTTCGAGGAGGTGGGCGGCCGGCTGGCCGACGTCGCCTGCGAGGCCGGTGAGGACGGGGAGCCGATCGGCACGGTCCTGGTCCACGACGTCAACCTCGCCACCGAGACCCTCACCCGCGGGTGCGCGGACCTGGTGCTGGGCGGGCACCTGCACGTCGAGGAGGGTCCGGAGGCGATCACGGGCCCCGAGGGCCAGGTGGGCTACCGCTACACGATGGGCACCACCGGCGGGGCGGCGTACGCCTTCGCGCTGGGCAGCAAGCCGCGTCGGGTCGCCCAGATCACGCTGGTCACCTACCGCGAGGGGCGCCCGGTGGGCCTGCAGGCGGTCTTCCTGCAGACCAACGGCCGGTGGGACCTCGGGGACTACACCGAGCTGACCCGGCCGGAGGAGGCGGCGCCCGACGTGGAGCTCCCGACCCCGAGCCAGCGCCCCGACTCCGGCCCGGCGACCGGCCCGTCGCGTCCGGGCAGCTCGCCCGACCCGGGCGACGACATCGACTGA
- the rlmB gene encoding 23S rRNA (guanosine(2251)-2'-O)-methyltransferase RlmB has product MAGNSQRKGAIKKTGKGNPTAGSGGRVRRGLEGKGPTPKAKDRPYHAAHKAAKRAEKAGQRPRRKTNDAEWIAGRNPVVDALREGVPVNAIYVAEGAERDNRLREAFQLAADGGISLLEVSRYELDRLTQGAVHQGLAARIPAYEYAHPDDLLELAAEAREKPLIVVLDSVTDPRNLGAAVRSAAAFGAHGVVIPERRAAGMTAAAWKTSAGAAARIPVAQTVNLTRQLKAYQEAGLMVVGLAADGDVELPALDLADGPLVLVVGSEGDGLSRLVAETCDMLVSIPMANSVESLNAGVACGVALYAVARARD; this is encoded by the coding sequence ATGGCAGGTAACAGCCAGCGCAAGGGCGCGATCAAGAAGACGGGGAAGGGCAACCCGACCGCCGGGTCCGGCGGCCGCGTGCGCCGTGGTCTCGAGGGCAAGGGCCCGACCCCGAAGGCCAAGGACCGCCCGTACCACGCGGCCCACAAGGCCGCGAAGCGCGCCGAGAAGGCCGGCCAGCGTCCCCGGCGCAAGACCAACGACGCCGAGTGGATCGCCGGGCGCAACCCGGTCGTCGACGCGCTGCGCGAGGGCGTGCCGGTCAACGCGATCTACGTGGCCGAGGGCGCCGAGCGCGACAACCGGCTGCGCGAGGCCTTCCAGCTCGCGGCCGACGGCGGGATCAGCCTGCTGGAGGTCAGCCGCTACGAGCTCGACCGGCTCACCCAGGGCGCGGTCCACCAGGGCCTCGCCGCGCGCATCCCGGCCTACGAGTACGCCCACCCCGACGACCTGCTCGAGCTGGCCGCCGAGGCGCGCGAGAAGCCGCTGATCGTCGTCCTCGACTCGGTCACCGACCCCCGCAACCTCGGTGCCGCCGTGCGCAGCGCGGCCGCCTTCGGTGCCCACGGCGTCGTCATCCCCGAGCGTCGCGCCGCCGGCATGACCGCCGCCGCGTGGAAGACCAGCGCCGGTGCCGCCGCCCGCATCCCGGTCGCCCAGACCGTCAACCTCACCCGTCAGCTCAAGGCCTACCAGGAGGCCGGCCTGATGGTCGTCGGCCTGGCCGCCGACGGCGACGTCGAGCTGCCCGCCCTGGACCTCGCCGACGGGCCGCTCGTGCTGGTGGTCGGCTCCGAGGGCGACGGGCTCTCCCGCCTCGTCGCGGAGACCTGCGACATGCTCGTCTCGATCCCCATGGCCAACTCCGTGGAGTCGCTCAACGCCGGTGTCGCCTGCGGCGTCGCGCTGTACGCCGTGGCGAGAGCGCGGGACTGA
- the cysS gene encoding cysteine--tRNA ligase: MSIRLYDTATREVRDFVPLEEGKVGVYVCGLTVQSEPHVGHVRSAVNFDVLRRWLTHRGLEVSFIRNVTDIDDKILTKAAAQGRPWYNLAYEMKRELDRAYAALNVLPPTYEPAATGHVPEMLELIEHLIARGHAYAAEDGSGDVYFDVRSWPEYGELTHQRIDDMEAAEDAEARGKRDPRDFALWKGWKKATEPETAAWPSPWGPGRPGWHIECSAMAGKYLGQAFDIHGGGVDLRFPHHENELAQSRAAGHGFASYWMHNAWITTAGEKMSKSLGNSLLIPSVLQEHRGIELRYYMVAAHYRSMVEFSFEALGEAAVAFRRIEAFVQRAVEELGELPEPGISCADFVEAMDDDLGTPAAVAALHEVVREGNKLLGTANPTALRGTLASVRAMLDVLGLDPADPAWGPAASGDERLTAVVDALVSGLLDQRASARAEKDFATADAIRDRLKQAGVEITDTPDGQKWSLA; the protein is encoded by the coding sequence GTGAGCATCCGGCTGTACGACACCGCGACCCGCGAGGTCCGTGACTTCGTCCCCCTCGAGGAGGGGAAGGTCGGGGTCTACGTCTGTGGCCTCACCGTCCAGTCCGAGCCGCACGTCGGTCACGTGCGCTCCGCGGTGAACTTCGACGTGCTGCGACGCTGGCTGACCCACCGCGGCCTCGAGGTCTCCTTCATCCGCAACGTCACCGACATCGACGACAAGATCCTCACCAAGGCCGCGGCCCAGGGGCGCCCCTGGTACAACCTGGCCTACGAGATGAAGCGCGAGCTCGACCGCGCCTACGCCGCGCTCAACGTGCTGCCGCCGACCTACGAGCCAGCCGCCACCGGGCACGTCCCCGAGATGCTGGAGCTCATCGAGCACCTCATCGCCCGGGGCCACGCGTACGCCGCCGAGGACGGCTCGGGTGACGTCTACTTCGACGTGCGCAGCTGGCCGGAGTACGGCGAGCTGACCCACCAGCGGATCGACGACATGGAGGCGGCCGAGGACGCCGAAGCCCGCGGCAAGCGGGACCCTCGTGACTTCGCGCTGTGGAAGGGGTGGAAGAAGGCGACCGAGCCGGAGACCGCCGCCTGGCCGAGCCCGTGGGGCCCGGGGCGTCCCGGCTGGCACATCGAGTGCTCCGCGATGGCGGGCAAGTACCTCGGGCAGGCCTTCGACATCCACGGGGGCGGGGTCGACCTCCGCTTCCCCCACCACGAGAACGAGCTGGCCCAGTCCCGCGCGGCCGGTCACGGCTTCGCGTCGTACTGGATGCACAACGCGTGGATCACCACCGCCGGCGAGAAGATGTCCAAGAGCCTCGGCAACAGCCTGCTGATCCCCTCGGTGCTCCAGGAGCACCGCGGCATCGAGCTGCGCTACTACATGGTCGCCGCGCACTACCGCTCGATGGTCGAGTTTTCCTTCGAGGCGCTCGGGGAGGCGGCGGTCGCGTTCCGGCGCATCGAGGCCTTCGTGCAGCGTGCGGTCGAGGAGCTCGGCGAGCTGCCCGAGCCCGGGATCTCGTGCGCGGACTTCGTCGAGGCGATGGACGACGACCTCGGCACCCCGGCGGCGGTCGCCGCCCTGCACGAGGTGGTGCGCGAGGGCAACAAGCTCCTCGGCACCGCGAACCCCACCGCGCTGCGCGGCACCCTGGCCTCGGTCCGCGCGATGCTCGACGTGCTGGGCCTGGACCCGGCCGACCCCGCCTGGGGCCCGGCCGCGAGCGGCGACGAGCGGCTCACCGCCGTCGTCGACGCCCTGGTCTCCGGGCTCCTGGACCAACGCGCCTCGGCGCGCGCCGAGAAGGACTTCGCGACCGCCGACGCCATCCGCGACCGGCTCAAGCAGGCCGGCGTGGAGATCACCGACACCCCCGACGGACAGAAGTGGAGCCTCGCCTGA
- a CDS encoding C39 family peptidase encodes MRRLLPSLLPGLVLTLAAPWAPVVLASGAPAEARAAGKIQSDLTGWTGEQLVDGRTAGTVVRRGRVFLKSPVTTTRVDGTTYDVGRWVSRWARPGFGFTELVASWEAKTPGDSMIEVEVRGRDASGRKSSWDSLGRWAYGDRYSERTSLGSQDDDLARVATDTWRTASSAGLERWRLRVSLLRRTGASTKPPSVGHVAATTSRRPSSSPATSKPGKVARAGGAVLDVPRYSQMVHQGHYPQWGNGGEAWCSPTSVSMVLGYYDALPKEKDYAWVPEGHAAPWVDHAARSTFDHGYDGTGNWSFNVAYAARLVGRADVSRLPDLRAVERLVADGVPVIVSIAFGSGELSGAPISASNGHLLVVVGFTADGDVVVNDPAADSPAGVRRTYDRGQLERAWLDASTGTAYVLRD; translated from the coding sequence GTGCGTCGCCTGCTTCCCTCCCTGCTCCCCGGCCTAGTGCTCACCCTGGCCGCCCCCTGGGCGCCGGTCGTCCTCGCCTCCGGGGCGCCGGCCGAGGCCCGTGCGGCCGGCAAGATCCAGAGCGACCTGACCGGCTGGACCGGCGAGCAGCTCGTCGACGGGCGCACGGCAGGCACCGTCGTACGCCGGGGTCGGGTGTTCCTGAAGAGTCCCGTCACCACGACGCGGGTCGACGGCACGACGTACGACGTGGGGCGCTGGGTCTCGCGCTGGGCCCGCCCCGGGTTCGGGTTCACCGAGCTCGTCGCGTCGTGGGAGGCCAAGACGCCGGGCGACTCGATGATCGAGGTCGAGGTGCGAGGACGCGACGCCTCGGGGCGCAAGAGCTCGTGGGACAGCCTGGGTCGCTGGGCCTACGGCGACAGGTACTCCGAGCGCACCAGCCTCGGCAGCCAGGACGACGACCTCGCCCGGGTCGCGACCGACACCTGGCGCACGGCCTCCTCGGCCGGCCTGGAGCGCTGGCGGCTGCGGGTGTCGCTGCTGCGGCGTACCGGTGCGAGCACCAAGCCCCCGAGCGTCGGCCACGTCGCGGCCACCACGTCGCGGCGCCCCTCCAGCAGCCCGGCGACATCCAAGCCCGGCAAGGTCGCCCGGGCGGGCGGCGCCGTGCTGGACGTGCCGCGCTACAGCCAGATGGTCCACCAGGGGCACTACCCGCAGTGGGGCAACGGCGGCGAGGCGTGGTGCTCGCCCACCTCGGTGTCGATGGTGCTGGGCTACTACGACGCGCTGCCGAAGGAGAAGGACTACGCCTGGGTCCCCGAGGGCCACGCGGCCCCGTGGGTCGACCACGCCGCGCGCTCGACCTTCGACCACGGCTACGACGGCACCGGCAACTGGTCCTTCAACGTCGCGTACGCCGCCCGGCTGGTCGGCCGGGCCGACGTCTCCCGCCTGCCGGACCTGCGCGCGGTCGAGCGGCTCGTGGCCGACGGCGTGCCGGTGATCGTCTCGATCGCCTTCGGGTCCGGCGAGCTCTCCGGCGCCCCGATCAGCGCCTCGAACGGCCACCTCCTCGTGGTGGTCGGCTTCACCGCCGACGGTGACGTGGTCGTCAACGACCCCGCCGCGGACTCCCCCGCCGGCGTGCGCCGCACCTACGACCGCGGCCAGCTCGAGCGCGCGTGGCTGGACGCCTCCACCGGCACCGCCTACGTCCTGCGCGACTGA
- a CDS encoding SDR family NAD(P)-dependent oxidoreductase, with protein sequence MTAPGQDFAGRRGAALVVGGNGGIGARVAAMLAERGATVAVTHRRTPAEGVASHHLDLGSPDAAAQAARVVADVLAEHGGLHTLVHAAGPHVPMVHLGRVSAEEMAAQLHDDAGGFFTVVRAALPALRESHGAVVAVTTAATTRFPKRDGLSSAPKAAVEAMVRALAVEEGRYGVRVNAVGPGMLTDGMAARLIGSGELSQEALDVTRRNIPLGTFGTADDVAEAVCFLASDRAGFISGQKLDVDGGYGA encoded by the coding sequence ATGACCGCGCCCGGGCAGGACTTCGCCGGCCGCCGCGGGGCGGCGCTGGTCGTCGGCGGCAACGGAGGCATCGGCGCACGGGTCGCGGCGATGCTCGCCGAGCGGGGTGCCACGGTCGCGGTCACCCACCGTCGTACGCCGGCCGAGGGCGTGGCCTCCCACCACCTCGACCTGGGCTCGCCCGACGCGGCCGCGCAGGCCGCGCGGGTCGTGGCCGACGTGCTCGCCGAGCACGGGGGGCTGCACACGCTCGTGCACGCGGCCGGGCCGCACGTGCCGATGGTCCACCTCGGACGGGTCTCCGCGGAGGAGATGGCCGCCCAGCTGCACGACGACGCCGGCGGGTTCTTCACCGTCGTCCGCGCGGCGCTGCCGGCCCTGCGCGAGAGCCACGGCGCGGTCGTCGCGGTCACGACGGCCGCCACCACCCGCTTCCCCAAGCGCGACGGGCTCTCCTCGGCACCCAAGGCGGCCGTCGAGGCGATGGTCCGCGCCCTGGCGGTGGAGGAGGGGCGCTACGGCGTACGCGTCAACGCGGTCGGCCCCGGGATGCTCACCGACGGCATGGCCGCCCGGCTCATCGGCTCCGGCGAGCTCTCACAGGAGGCCCTCGACGTCACCCGCCGCAACATCCCGCTCGGCACCTTCGGCACCGCCGACGACGTCGCCGAGGCGGTCTGCTTCCTCGCCTCCGACCGCGCCGGCTTCATCTCCGGCCAGAAGCTCGACGTCGACGGCGGCTACGGGGCCTGA